The Thermococcus thermotolerans genome contains a region encoding:
- the glyA gene encoding serine hydroxymethyltransferase translates to MAEGYKAYRDRVLNFLEEHEKWRSHTINLIASENVTSPSVTRAVKSGFMHKYAEGWPRQRYYQGCKYVDEVELIGVELFTKLFGSDFADLRPISGTNANQAAFFGLTQPGDKAIVLHTSHGGHISHMPFGAAGMRGLEVHTWPFDNDEFNIDVDKAEKLIRELEPKIVVFGGSLFPFPHPVKELAPVAKEVGAYVMYDAAHVLGLIAGKQFQDPLREGVDIITASTHKTFPGPQGGVIIYKRFGETEEIAKLQWAIFPGVLSNHHLHHMAGKVVTAAEMLEYGERYAAQIVKNAKALAEAMAEEGFKVIGEDKGYTESHQVIVDVSDLHPAAGGWAAPLLEEAGIILNKNLLPWDPLEKVNEPSGLRIGVQEMTRVGMMEDDMKEIARFIRRVLIDKEDPKKVERDVFYFRQNFQRVYYSFDYGLPLRE, encoded by the coding sequence ATGGCTGAAGGATACAAGGCTTACCGCGATAGGGTTCTGAACTTTCTGGAGGAGCACGAGAAGTGGAGGAGCCACACGATAAACCTCATCGCAAGTGAAAACGTGACCTCCCCCAGCGTCACCCGCGCCGTTAAGAGCGGGTTCATGCACAAATATGCGGAAGGTTGGCCGAGGCAGAGGTACTATCAGGGCTGTAAGTACGTTGACGAGGTCGAGCTGATTGGAGTAGAACTCTTCACCAAGCTCTTCGGGAGTGACTTCGCCGACCTAAGACCGATTTCCGGAACCAACGCCAACCAGGCAGCCTTCTTCGGACTCACCCAGCCGGGTGACAAGGCTATAGTCCTTCACACCAGCCACGGCGGGCACATAAGCCACATGCCCTTCGGTGCCGCCGGAATGCGCGGGCTTGAGGTTCACACCTGGCCATTCGACAACGATGAGTTCAACATTGACGTTGATAAAGCTGAAAAGCTCATCCGCGAGCTTGAGCCCAAGATAGTCGTATTCGGTGGCTCACTCTTCCCGTTCCCGCACCCTGTCAAGGAGCTTGCTCCGGTGGCCAAGGAGGTCGGCGCCTACGTTATGTACGATGCAGCGCACGTTCTCGGCCTCATCGCCGGAAAGCAGTTCCAGGATCCGCTCCGCGAAGGAGTTGACATAATCACCGCCTCAACCCACAAGACCTTCCCGGGACCGCAGGGCGGTGTCATAATCTACAAGAGGTTTGGAGAAACCGAGGAGATAGCCAAGCTCCAGTGGGCCATCTTCCCGGGAGTTCTCAGCAACCACCACCTGCACCACATGGCCGGAAAGGTGGTCACCGCCGCCGAGATGCTTGAGTACGGTGAGCGCTATGCTGCCCAGATAGTCAAGAACGCGAAGGCCCTGGCCGAGGCTATGGCGGAGGAGGGCTTCAAGGTCATCGGCGAGGACAAGGGCTACACCGAGAGCCACCAGGTTATAGTTGACGTTTCAGACCTCCACCCGGCGGCCGGTGGCTGGGCAGCACCGCTCCTTGAGGAGGCCGGCATAATCCTCAACAAGAACCTCCTGCCCTGGGACCCGCTTGAGAAGGTCAACGAGCCGAGCGGTCTCAGGATAGGCGTCCAGGAGATGACGAGGGTTGGAATGATGGAGGACGACATGAAGGAGATAGCCAGGTTCATCCGCCGCGTCCTCATCGACAAGGAGGATCCGAAGAAGGTCGAGCGCGACGTCTTCTACTTCAGGCAGAACTTCCAGAGGGTCTACTACTCCTTCGACTATGGCCTGCCGCTCAGGGAGTGA
- a CDS encoding aromatic amino acid transport family protein, protein MGNFIPLLAITTSFIGIALAQQSNNEEFVRLGRKAAWGLTVIPPAALYFAGVRNFADVLAFAGDTGDLMAFIVLPILMWLAARLRK, encoded by the coding sequence GTGGGCAACTTCATACCCCTGCTCGCCATAACGACGAGCTTCATAGGCATTGCATTGGCACAGCAGAGCAACAACGAGGAGTTCGTGAGGCTGGGCAGGAAGGCTGCATGGGGCCTAACGGTCATCCCGCCGGCGGCCCTCTACTTCGCCGGTGTCAGGAACTTCGCCGATGTCTTGGCCTTCGCAGGCGACACCGGCGACCTGATGGCATTCATAGTGCTGCCGATACTCATGTGGCTGGCTGCGAGGCTCCGGAAGTGA
- a CDS encoding aromatic amino acid transport family protein, translating into MPVSEGVRREKVATSHGRYYQARLASQRRKKLTVIQNIRKRKGVRGIRTTTIGVDKARITKNEALAILVGTQIGAGVLGLPYAASKVGLIPALGVLTGVMLLMLATAFIVLKFSAEIGGAQMSTIAQRTLGKAGGWLMYLSVSLMSFGAILAYIAGMGHVFASLFGVSDTVGAAIFWVLASFVVYRGLEASGKTELIMSYFMLALFVAVTAMLFPHAEPEKALYVEWGGLLSITGVAIFALGCHTIIPDVYKGLGSYEETKKVLVLAFLIPTAIYAIFMASFLLVFGRTTPPRLPLRRLSRYTDALAGSWATSYPCSP; encoded by the coding sequence ATGCCCGTGTCGGAGGGAGTTAGGAGAGAGAAGGTTGCAACCTCACATGGGAGGTATTATCAGGCAAGGCTGGCCTCCCAGCGCCGCAAGAAGCTCACTGTCATCCAGAATATCCGCAAGAGGAAAGGCGTAAGGGGAATACGCACGACTACCATAGGAGTGGACAAGGCACGCATAACAAAGAATGAGGCGCTCGCGATACTCGTCGGCACCCAGATAGGCGCCGGAGTTCTGGGACTCCCCTACGCGGCCAGCAAGGTCGGTCTGATACCTGCACTGGGGGTTCTCACGGGCGTCATGCTCCTGATGCTCGCGACGGCGTTCATAGTGCTCAAGTTCAGCGCTGAAATAGGTGGGGCCCAGATGAGCACCATCGCCCAGAGGACCCTCGGAAAGGCCGGCGGCTGGCTGATGTACCTGAGCGTGAGCCTGATGAGCTTTGGCGCCATCCTCGCCTATATAGCCGGAATGGGTCACGTATTTGCGAGCCTCTTCGGGGTCAGCGACACGGTCGGGGCGGCGATATTCTGGGTGCTTGCCTCCTTTGTCGTCTACCGTGGACTTGAAGCCAGCGGGAAGACCGAGCTGATAATGAGCTACTTCATGCTGGCCCTCTTCGTAGCGGTTACCGCGATGCTCTTCCCGCACGCGGAACCGGAAAAAGCGCTCTACGTCGAGTGGGGTGGCCTGCTGAGCATAACCGGTGTGGCAATCTTTGCCCTCGGGTGCCACACGATCATTCCGGACGTCTACAAGGGGCTGGGGAGCTACGAGGAGACCAAGAAGGTGCTCGTGCTGGCGTTCCTCATACCCACTGCAATCTACGCGATATTCATGGCCTCGTTCCTGCTCGTCTTTGGAAGAACCACCCCCCCCAGGTTGCCACTCAGGCGCTTGAGCAGATATACGGACGCCTTGGCTGGCTCGTGGGCAACTTCATACCCCTGCTCGCCATAA
- the cobB gene encoding NAD-dependent protein deacetylase codes for MIEEAAKLLARSRFAIAFTGAGISAESGVPTFRGFNGLWKKYRPEELATPEAFRKDPYLVWEFYKWRMDLIRKARPNRAHHALAELERMGILKAVITQNVDDLHREAGTKNLIELHGNIFRMKCTSCDYREDLKESGRLDEFLAEKSLPRCPNCGSLLRPDVVWFGEPLPRKALDEAFKLAERADLVLVIGTSGIVYPAAYIPQIVKETGGKVIEINPDESGITPIADVFLRCSAVEAMEKLMSRVEVLVG; via the coding sequence ATGATAGAGGAAGCCGCCAAACTCCTGGCCCGCTCAAGGTTCGCGATTGCTTTTACCGGCGCCGGAATCAGTGCCGAGAGCGGCGTTCCGACCTTTAGGGGATTCAACGGGCTGTGGAAGAAGTACAGGCCAGAAGAGCTCGCAACGCCCGAGGCCTTTCGAAAGGATCCCTACCTCGTCTGGGAGTTCTACAAGTGGCGCATGGACCTGATAAGGAAGGCCAGGCCAAACAGGGCGCACCACGCTCTGGCGGAGCTTGAGCGTATGGGCATCTTAAAGGCCGTTATAACCCAGAACGTGGACGACCTCCACCGCGAAGCGGGAACGAAAAACCTCATCGAGCTCCACGGCAACATATTCAGGATGAAGTGCACTTCCTGCGACTACAGGGAGGACCTGAAAGAAAGCGGACGCTTGGATGAGTTCTTGGCGGAGAAAAGCCTCCCAAGATGCCCGAACTGCGGCTCCCTCCTGCGGCCGGACGTCGTGTGGTTTGGGGAGCCGCTCCCGAGAAAGGCCCTTGACGAGGCTTTCAAACTCGCAGAGAGGGCCGACCTCGTTCTGGTCATAGGAACCAGTGGCATCGTTTATCCGGCTGCCTACATTCCCCAGATAGTCAAGGAAACGGGCGGAAAGGTCATCGAAATAAATCCCGATGAGAGCGGGATAACGCCCATAGCGGATGTTTTTCTGCGCTGTTCAGCCGTGGAGGCGATGGAAAAGCTGATGAGCAGGGTTGAGGTGTTGGTGGGATGA
- a CDS encoding DUF3783 domain-containing protein: MSGRILLIGFSKEEVKALRESLPVPTFEVPEYCRDWVVSEIVEKAEKLSGSSDWHLRKFVIMHGLDNEAIKGVIRTVKGLNLGRIIFATTTETSLTWKLEDLLNELIREDEYFKAMRWAREEAEKRRGPFLDIGKG; this comes from the coding sequence ATGAGCGGAAGGATTCTTCTGATAGGGTTCTCCAAGGAGGAGGTCAAAGCGCTCCGGGAATCGCTCCCAGTTCCCACCTTTGAGGTTCCGGAGTACTGCCGGGACTGGGTGGTCAGTGAAATCGTTGAGAAGGCGGAGAAGCTGAGCGGCTCAAGCGATTGGCACCTCAGGAAGTTCGTCATAATGCACGGCCTGGACAACGAGGCAATTAAGGGCGTCATAAGAACCGTCAAGGGACTAAACCTCGGCAGGATAATCTTTGCCACGACGACCGAGACTTCCCTAACCTGGAAGCTGGAAGACCTTCTAAACGAGCTTATCCGTGAAGACGAATACTTCAAGGCCATGCGCTGGGCACGGGAGGAGGCCGAGAAGAGAAGGGGCCCCTTCCTCGACATTGGGAAGGGTTAA
- a CDS encoding TIGR02253 family HAD-type hydrolase encodes MIKVVFFDLDDTLVDTSRLAEMARRNAIENMIRHGLPVDFDTAYQELLELISEYGSNFSRHFDYLLRRLDLPNNPKWIAAGVIAYHNTKFAYLKSVRGARRLLLELKKTGYKLGIITDGDPIKQWEKIIRLELDDYFDGVFISDYLGVKKPHPKIFQKALRKMGVEPGEAMMVGDRLYSDIYGAKQVGMKTAWFKYGKYADRELEYLEYADFTVERLEDVLDIVRGLNLEEEERADKEVHAD; translated from the coding sequence ATGATAAAGGTCGTGTTCTTCGACCTGGATGATACACTTGTTGACACGAGCAGGCTGGCGGAGATGGCCAGACGGAACGCCATAGAGAACATGATACGCCATGGCCTGCCGGTTGATTTTGATACTGCTTACCAGGAACTGCTGGAGCTGATAAGCGAGTACGGGAGCAACTTTTCGAGGCATTTTGACTACCTGCTCAGGCGTCTTGACCTTCCAAACAACCCCAAATGGATAGCCGCTGGCGTCATAGCGTACCACAACACGAAGTTCGCCTACCTGAAGAGCGTTCGCGGTGCCAGACGGCTTCTCCTTGAGCTGAAGAAGACCGGCTATAAGCTTGGCATAATAACCGATGGCGACCCGATAAAGCAGTGGGAGAAGATAATCCGCCTCGAACTGGACGACTACTTCGACGGCGTCTTCATCTCGGACTACCTCGGCGTCAAGAAGCCGCACCCCAAGATATTCCAGAAAGCCCTGAGGAAGATGGGCGTCGAACCCGGAGAAGCCATGATGGTGGGCGACAGGCTCTATTCAGACATCTACGGTGCCAAGCAGGTGGGCATGAAGACCGCATGGTTTAAATACGGCAAATATGCTGACAGGGAGCTGGAGTACCTTGAGTACGCCGACTTTACAGTGGAGAGACTTGAGGACGTCCTGGATATAGTCAGGGGGCTGAACCTTGAAGAGGAAGAGCGTGCAGATAAGGAAGTTCATGCTGATTGA
- a CDS encoding ASCH domain-containing protein, whose amino-acid sequence MKRKSVQIRKFMLIDSAYKSRILRGDKVTTIRYGDYEARPGSEIYLVITPSDTAIAKVRITRVEKKKVRELTNEDARLDGFSDVKELLRELSKIYGELYGDDEVTIIGFEVIKRFEDGIPLKWLKGLNYREPVEIARLYLENWEKLNLNRETDFILRRIYNEGLGRAVRTFGPKRVQGALLKAYHALYGAGII is encoded by the coding sequence TTGAAGAGGAAGAGCGTGCAGATAAGGAAGTTCATGCTGATTGACAGCGCCTACAAATCAAGAATCCTCCGGGGAGACAAGGTCACAACGATACGCTACGGCGACTACGAGGCCAGGCCGGGAAGCGAGATTTACCTGGTCATCACGCCGAGCGATACGGCTATAGCCAAGGTCAGGATAACCCGCGTCGAGAAAAAGAAAGTTAGGGAGCTCACCAACGAGGATGCCAGGCTCGACGGCTTCTCCGATGTTAAAGAGCTCCTTCGTGAGCTGAGCAAGATATACGGTGAGCTCTACGGCGACGACGAGGTTACGATAATAGGCTTCGAAGTCATCAAGCGCTTCGAGGACGGGATTCCGCTTAAGTGGCTCAAGGGCCTGAACTACCGCGAGCCGGTGGAGATAGCGAGGCTCTACCTTGAGAACTGGGAGAAGCTGAACCTCAACCGTGAGACGGACTTCATACTGCGCAGGATATACAACGAGGGACTCGGAAGGGCCGTTAGAACCTTCGGGCCAAAGAGGGTTCAAGGAGCTCTTCTCAAGGCATACCACGCACTCTATGGGGCTGGAATAATCTAG